A genomic window from Pseudomonadota bacterium includes:
- a CDS encoding OmpA family protein, translating into MHQVTRGFNSRTLLSAAVFCAMLVPTLLPAPVEAKPGSVCLAKQRNLWEVGVYLGAFFPDAQHELYENGIVPHRPFDDVSFSGGLRLAYLPLSWIGIEAEAGWMPTQTEANDASANIYTLRGHVLAQYPGRIAPFVLAGAGLLGVSSGRRAAGDDADLALHWGVGLKYYVEPSFAVRLEGRHIPTKGLGKDNFANHFEALFGLSYIIGLKRAPAAPSDSDGDGLLDTKDACPNLFAQTPDGCPPRDSDGDGVLDDHDKCPLEVGASADGCPVRDRDGDGVADDQDACPTKAARTPDGCPLKDTDQDGIPDAQDQCPDQPGSTPNGCPPDADGDGVIDALDKCVNEPETVNGYQDADGCPDKLPKAVQRFTGTIRGITFESGSAKIRKSSFARLDAAIKVLQEYGDLRLRVRGHTDTTGTRELNLALSAERAEAVKTYLVGKGVAAERLKAEGLGPDEPVASNVKAAGRAENRRIEFRLETTP; encoded by the coding sequence ATGCACCAAGTCACTCGCGGCTTCAACTCGCGCACGCTGCTGTCAGCCGCCGTCTTTTGCGCCATGCTCGTGCCCACGCTGCTGCCGGCGCCCGTCGAAGCCAAGCCCGGCAGCGTCTGCCTCGCCAAGCAGCGCAACCTCTGGGAGGTTGGCGTCTACCTCGGCGCCTTCTTCCCCGATGCGCAGCATGAGCTCTACGAGAACGGCATCGTGCCGCACCGCCCCTTCGACGATGTCTCCTTCTCCGGCGGTCTGCGGCTAGCCTACCTCCCCCTGTCCTGGATCGGGATTGAGGCCGAGGCGGGCTGGATGCCGACGCAGACCGAGGCGAACGACGCCTCCGCCAACATCTACACGCTGCGCGGTCATGTGCTCGCGCAGTACCCGGGACGAATCGCGCCCTTCGTGCTCGCCGGCGCGGGCCTGCTCGGCGTCTCGTCGGGTCGACGCGCCGCGGGCGATGACGCCGACCTGGCGCTGCATTGGGGCGTCGGGCTCAAGTACTACGTCGAGCCGAGCTTCGCCGTGCGGCTGGAGGGGCGCCACATCCCCACCAAGGGCCTGGGCAAGGACAACTTCGCCAACCACTTCGAGGCGCTCTTCGGCCTCTCCTACATCATCGGACTTAAGCGCGCGCCGGCAGCGCCGAGCGACAGCGACGGCGACGGCCTGCTCGACACCAAGGACGCCTGTCCCAACCTCTTCGCCCAGACGCCCGATGGCTGCCCGCCACGCGATAGCGACGGCGACGGCGTGCTCGACGACCACGACAAGTGCCCGCTCGAGGTCGGCGCCTCAGCCGACGGCTGCCCGGTGCGCGACCGCGACGGCGACGGCGTCGCCGATGACCAGGACGCCTGTCCGACCAAAGCCGCGCGCACGCCGGACGGCTGCCCGCTCAAGGACACCGATCAGGATGGGATCCCCGACGCGCAGGACCAGTGCCCAGACCAGCCCGGTAGCACCCCCAACGGCTGCCCGCCCGACGCTGACGGCGACGGCGTGATCGACGCCCTCGATAAGTGCGTCAACGAGCCCGAGACCGTAAACGGCTATCAGGACGCCGATGGCTGCCCGGATAAGCTTCCCAAGGCCGTCCAGCGCTTCACGGGCACGATCCGCGGCATCACCTTCGAGAGCGGCAGCGCCAAGATCCGCAAGAGCTCGTTCGCGCGCCTCGACGCGGCGATCAAGGTGCTGCAGGAGTACGGCGACCTGCGGCTGCGCGTGCGTGGCCACACCGACACCACCGGCACCCGTGAGCTGAACCTCGCGCTCTCGGCCGAGCGCGCCGAGGCCGTCAAGACCTACCTCGTCGGCAAGGGCGTCGCCGCCGAGCGGCTGAAGGCGGAGGGCCTCGGCCCTGACGAGCCGGTTGCCAGCAATGTCAAGGCGGCAGGCCGCGCCGAGAACCGCCGCATCGAGTTCCGCCTGGAAACCACGCCCTAG
- a CDS encoding protein kinase — MSDKRLGPYRLIRLLGRGGMAEVYLATTEAVGGFRKRLAVKLLLPRFAADKELVALLADEARVSIWLNHPQIVQVFDFGRDGPSYYLALEYVDGCDLRALVRHARGSSEARGRALPLPTALFVALRVLEALDHAHRRCDPRGRPLEIIHRDVSPHNILISRAGEVKLADFGLARAAISVHQTQSGIVRGKFAFMPPEQAHAQVIDQRIDLFAAGATLYQALTGIKPYTSVTLPQQLYQLARALPPPSTHAPGLPPEVDALTLRALALRADDRYPSAAAMVEDLARALERHGGGDEQRRLAALVSSAAPPSAEPDGDLPALSIADVRVPQQSLIGDAIVAAQHTLAAEPERSRRPASAPARPAARVPEAPRQSGAGREAAPGAERVAPSRSNTEEDLRALDASASRAQGAAEPGRHDSRQIDAVHGVINRQRAPSSRRGRAEARAPLASRHAAAAPGARLVQALRQARDSGGGRRRRERHGVSASWAQAPRPPAREQRSAEVHEETQLLRRGRARSSPRALLVLGAAALIMLGLGLGWILRDNLEQPSMLPAGYPLPPAWPQPALGVPEAPAAAESPESRAATDAPNPMPAPDPMPAALDESLPAPPPQRARRGAHQSDRASGAERARSTAAREPPPMREQPPARRAARPATSTTAAADLEPVSGRPSSAPDQGLLRISAERPARAFVDDEPAGATPLRLALSPGIHRVRLVYDDQSSSPVQWIAIEAGQQAKLEF; from the coding sequence GTGAGCGACAAGCGTCTGGGACCCTATCGGTTGATTCGCCTGCTCGGGCGCGGCGGGATGGCCGAGGTCTATCTGGCGACGACCGAGGCCGTGGGCGGCTTCCGCAAGCGCCTGGCGGTGAAGCTGCTGCTGCCGCGCTTCGCCGCCGACAAGGAGCTCGTCGCGCTGCTCGCCGACGAGGCTCGCGTCTCGATCTGGCTCAACCACCCGCAGATCGTGCAGGTCTTCGATTTTGGCCGCGACGGCCCAAGCTACTACCTGGCGCTCGAATACGTCGACGGTTGCGATCTGCGGGCGCTCGTGCGCCACGCCCGCGGCTCCTCGGAGGCTCGCGGGCGCGCGCTACCTCTGCCCACCGCGCTCTTTGTCGCGCTGCGGGTGCTCGAGGCGCTCGACCACGCGCATCGCCGCTGCGACCCGCGGGGCCGCCCGCTGGAGATCATCCACCGCGACGTCAGCCCGCATAACATCCTCATCTCGCGCGCTGGCGAGGTGAAGCTGGCCGACTTCGGCCTGGCCCGGGCCGCGATTTCCGTGCACCAGACGCAGAGCGGGATCGTGCGCGGCAAGTTCGCGTTCATGCCACCGGAGCAGGCCCACGCGCAGGTGATCGATCAACGCATCGATCTCTTCGCCGCGGGCGCGACGCTCTATCAGGCCTTGACCGGGATCAAGCCCTACACCTCCGTAACCCTTCCGCAGCAGCTCTATCAGCTGGCGCGCGCGCTGCCCCCGCCCTCGACGCACGCGCCTGGGCTACCGCCTGAGGTCGATGCGCTGACGCTGCGGGCGCTCGCGCTGCGGGCCGATGACCGCTACCCGAGCGCGGCTGCGATGGTCGAGGACCTCGCGCGCGCGCTCGAGCGTCACGGCGGCGGCGACGAACAACGGCGCCTGGCAGCCCTCGTCTCGAGCGCAGCGCCGCCAAGCGCCGAGCCCGATGGTGATCTGCCGGCGCTCTCGATCGCCGACGTCAGGGTGCCGCAGCAGAGCCTGATCGGCGACGCGATCGTGGCGGCGCAGCACACCCTCGCGGCAGAACCGGAGCGCAGCAGGCGGCCGGCGTCAGCGCCAGCGAGGCCAGCGGCACGCGTGCCGGAGGCGCCGCGCCAGAGCGGTGCGGGGCGCGAAGCGGCGCCAGGAGCAGAGCGGGTCGCGCCCAGCCGCTCGAACACGGAGGAGGATCTGCGCGCCCTCGACGCGAGCGCGTCGCGTGCGCAAGGCGCTGCGGAGCCTGGACGCCACGACTCGCGGCAGATCGACGCCGTCCACGGCGTCATCAATCGTCAGCGCGCGCCGTCCAGCCGGCGCGGACGGGCGGAGGCGCGAGCCCCATTGGCTTCGCGGCACGCCGCTGCCGCGCCAGGGGCGCGCCTCGTCCAGGCCTTGCGGCAAGCGCGCGACAGTGGCGGGGGGCGCCGCCGCCGTGAGCGCCACGGCGTCTCGGCCTCCTGGGCGCAGGCGCCGCGCCCTCCCGCGCGTGAGCAGCGCTCAGCAGAGGTGCATGAGGAGACGCAGCTACTCCGGCGCGGCCGAGCTCGCTCGTCGCCACGCGCGCTGCTGGTCCTCGGCGCAGCCGCCCTGATCATGCTGGGGCTGGGGCTGGGCTGGATCCTGCGCGACAACCTCGAGCAACCGAGCATGCTGCCGGCCGGTTACCCCCTTCCGCCGGCCTGGCCACAGCCCGCGCTGGGCGTCCCCGAGGCGCCCGCCGCGGCGGAATCACCGGAATCACGGGCCGCCACCGACGCACCAAACCCCATGCCCGCGCCAGACCCCATGCCTGCCGCCCTCGACGAGTCCCTGCCTGCGCCGCCACCGCAACGCGCGCGCCGCGGCGCGCATCAAAGCGATCGCGCCAGCGGAGCGGAGCGGGCGCGCTCGACCGCTGCGCGCGAACCACCACCGATGCGCGAGCAACCACCGGCGCGCCGCGCCGCCCGTCCAGCGACGTCGACGACGGCCGCGGCAGACCTCGAGCCAGTCAGCGGGCGCCCCAGCTCGGCTCCGGACCAGGGGTTGTTGCGCATCAGCGCCGAGCGCCCGGCACGGGCCTTCGTCGACGACGAGCCAGCGGGAGCGACTCCCTTGCGGCTGGCGCTCTCGCCGGGGATTCACCGTGTGCGCCTCGTCTACGACGATCAAAGCAGCTCGCCCGTGCAATGGATCGCGATCGAGGCGGGGCAGCAGGCGAAGCTCGAGTTCTAG
- a CDS encoding response regulator, whose protein sequence is MSKSISGVKPAAHRVLLYDGDVRVREGLAALLGRVGIEVELAGDRSQALAALARPGLGVAVVDVDTPGPDEGFALLRELQAGASDLCSIALLARPTFAAAAEALRCGAVDIVAKAPENVGYLTEAIRRLSRRPAPPREAPAEALRRALALQEELLRALIEASRASSPAEDGGERAPGAAAAGPRACVVLVVDDEPRTAEGLGLALGREGGFQVVSVVSGGEALDYVGQSKFDLALVKEGLPDLPSSIVARSLRAEADDGIVIRFTHPTASRPGRADIVEAERSIEFIPMLSSGDQLVEQLQALRTGLAAKQAERRYLERFRTLHGGLLQRYAEVRQELLGAVEDA, encoded by the coding sequence GTGTCGAAGTCGATCAGCGGGGTCAAGCCCGCAGCGCACCGCGTGTTGCTCTACGACGGGGATGTGCGCGTGCGGGAGGGACTCGCGGCGCTGCTGGGCCGCGTCGGCATCGAGGTCGAGCTGGCGGGCGATCGATCCCAGGCGCTGGCAGCGCTGGCCCGCCCGGGCCTCGGAGTGGCGGTCGTCGACGTCGATACGCCGGGCCCCGACGAGGGCTTCGCGCTCTTGCGCGAGCTCCAGGCGGGCGCTTCTGACCTGTGCAGCATCGCCTTGCTGGCGCGGCCGACCTTCGCGGCGGCCGCGGAGGCCCTGCGCTGCGGCGCCGTCGACATCGTCGCGAAGGCGCCCGAGAATGTCGGCTACCTGACCGAGGCGATTCGCCGGCTGAGTCGCCGCCCAGCGCCGCCGCGGGAGGCGCCCGCCGAGGCGCTGCGGCGCGCCCTCGCGTTGCAGGAAGAGCTGCTGCGCGCCCTGATCGAGGCCTCGCGGGCGTCCTCACCAGCCGAGGACGGCGGCGAGCGCGCGCCTGGCGCCGCCGCGGCGGGCCCGCGTGCCTGCGTCGTGCTCGTGGTCGATGATGAGCCGCGGACGGCAGAAGGCCTGGGCCTCGCGCTCGGTCGCGAGGGGGGCTTTCAGGTCGTCAGCGTCGTCAGCGGTGGCGAGGCTTTGGACTACGTCGGTCAGTCCAAGTTCGACCTGGCCCTGGTGAAGGAGGGGCTCCCAGACCTTCCGAGTAGCATCGTCGCGCGCAGCCTGCGCGCCGAAGCGGACGATGGCATCGTGATACGGTTCACGCATCCGACGGCGAGTCGTCCGGGGCGCGCCGACATCGTCGAGGCCGAGCGATCGATCGAATTCATTCCGATGCTGAGCAGCGGAGATCAGCTCGTCGAGCAACTTCAAGCGCTGCGGACGGGCCTCGCCGCCAAGCAGGCCGAGCGGCGCTACCTCGAGCGTTTTCGTACGCTGCATGGCGGGCTGCTCCAGCGCTACGCCGAGGTGCGGCAGGAGCTGCTGGGCGCCGTCGAGGACGCTTAG